In Lycium ferocissimum isolate CSIRO_LF1 unplaced genomic scaffold, AGI_CSIRO_Lferr_CH_V1 ctg78, whole genome shotgun sequence, the following are encoded in one genomic region:
- the LOC132045724 gene encoding uncharacterized mitochondrial protein AtMg00860-like — protein MPSHIPKFNESTFQKHLRDFVLAFFDDILVYSTTVQEHVIHWEKVLKILRKEQLYAKRSKCSFSQRKVEYLGHIITVEVVATDPTKTEVMVSWPSLRSLKALRGFLGLTGYYRRIPSKGGPEPEEAFEELKKVMSTAPVLALADHKTLYCGN, from the exons ATGCCCAGCCACATTccaaagtttaatgaatcaacgTTTCAGAAACACTTAAGGGACTTTGTTCTTGCGttctttgatgatattttagtatataGTACCACGGTACAGGAGCATGTAATTCATTGGGAGAAAGTACTGAAGATACTGAGGAAGGAACAATTGTATGCTAAGAGGTCCAAATGTTCATTTAGTCAAAGAAAAGTGGAGTATTTGGGTCACATCATAACTGTAGAAGTTGTAGCTACTGATCCTACAAAAACTGAAGTTATGGTGTCATGGCCTAGTCTTAGGTCCCTTAAGGCATTGAGGGGATTCTTGGGGTTAACAGGGTATTACAGAAG AATTCCTTCCAAAGGAGGACCAGAACCAGAAGAAGCTTTTGAAGAGCTGAAGAAGGTCATGTCTACTGCCCCAGTTTTGGCCCTAGCAGATCACAAAACCCTTTATTGTGGAAACTGA
- the LOC132045746 gene encoding uncharacterized protein LOC132045746 → MLTGTESSFRGMKWSWLLYGGNDVGSKNTSACSFSVLVIASGANTVLSALGLLLEPLDCTFILGGPLSIPSCGGRSLSIIISSFLPNSSIFASVASDFLLVLAMWLCNCASTFFTFSSIDLHLVSIIVIIEFFLFRARIVL, encoded by the exons ATGCTAACTGGTACTGAATCTAGTTTTAGGGGTATGAAATGGTCATGGCTTCTCTATGGTGGTAATGATGTAGGCTCCAAAAACACATCAGCATGCTCCTTCAGTGTTTTGGTTATTGCTTCAG GTGCTAATACAGTGTTATCTGCTCTAGGTCTACTACTAGAACCACTCGATTGCACATTCATCCTTGGTGGACCACTAAGTATCCCATCTTGTGGAGGAAGGAGCCTCtccatcatcatatcaagctTCCTTCCCAACTCATCAATCTTCGCATCTGTGGCTTCTGATTTCTTACTAgttttagccatgtggctctGTAATTGTGCTTCTACTTTTTTTACATTTTCCTCCATTGATTTACACCTAGTTTCTATAATTGTCATTATAGAATTCTTCTTGTTTAGGGCCAGGATTGTGCTTTGA
- the LOC132045725 gene encoding mitochondrial outer membrane protein porin of 34 kDa-like, with translation MRFLASVTVDEAAPGLKAILSFKTPDLSSAKLEVEYLHDYAGISTSLGLLTAKPIVDFSGVVGTNLVSLGTDLSFDTNAGAITKCNAGFSFKNTDLIASLNL, from the exons ATGCGA TTTTTGGCTAGTGTTACGGTTGACGAAGCTGCTCCTGGATTGAAGGCAATTCTTagcttcaaaactcctgatcTAAGTTCTGCAAAG CTAGAAGTTGAATATTTGCATGACTATGCTGGGATTAGTACCAGTCTTGGGTTGTTGACAGCTAAACCCATTGTCGACTTTTCTGGTGTTGTGGGAACTAATCTTGTCTCTCTGGGAACTGATCTATCCTTTGACACCAACGCGGGAGCTATCACCAAGTGCAATGCAGGCTTCAGCTTCAAAAATACAGACCTCATTGCTTCTTTGAATCTGTGA